The Pseudophryne corroboree isolate aPseCor3 chromosome 2, aPseCor3.hap2, whole genome shotgun sequence genome has a segment encoding these proteins:
- the LOC134989643 gene encoding odorant receptor 131-2-like: protein MSRPDLPKTVWEEEAPTIICTPTESAGRSTARPVADYEIEDVTVEVHQDEELNISRKVVRSQSPMVDPIPVPWNTTQLSFHNERIDQITRTVLVILTILMTIFLYFRPGQPVALQLFWRATGWPGLLYFITVLLNVFFSSPQMRENARYVLFAHMLINDAFYLAMGMFILLSAIYYVYLPLPICCIMLSLAASSFRVTPYNLAVMSLERYIAICFPLRHLEFCTAGRAKSAVFIVWVVGFAPSIADICVIAYYGDKTVFSFHVLCNLSMLKISPIQNIIRSFIHIFSFTMVAIIILLTYIKVMLVARKFGPGGSSAFRAGKTVLLHAVQLMLCMVSFISSLAETYISNYIKYTLLSNFIIFTCLPRFLSPVIYGIRDEAFSKYIRRLY from the exons atgtctaggcctgaccttcccaagactgtttgGGAAGAGGAGGCCcctaccatcatttgcacgcccactgaaagtgctgggaggagcaccgccagaccAGTTGCTGAttatgagattgaggatgtcactgtagaagtacaccaagatgagga ACTAAACATTTCCAGGAAAGTTGTCAGGAGTCAGTCTCCAATGGTGGACCCCATTCCTGTGCCCTGGAATACTACTCAGCTGTCTTTCCACAATGAAAGAATCGATCAGATAACCCGGACAGTTCTCGTCATCTTGACCATCTTGATGACCATCTTCCTCtacttcaggcctggccaacctgtggctctccagctgtt ctggagagccacaggttggccaggcctgctctacttCATCACCGTTCTCCTGAACGTCTTCTTTAGCTCCCCTCAAATGCGGGAAAATGCCCGGTATGTCCTCTTCGCTCATATGCTCATCAATGATGCCTTCTACCTTGCCATGGGGATGTTTATTTTACTTTCTGCCATATACTATGTATATCTCCCACTGCCCATTTGTTGCATCATGCTCAGCCTGGCGGCATCTTCATTTCGGGTGACTCCATATAACCTTGCCGTCATGTCTTTGGAACGTTACATAGCGATATGCTTCCCCCTGAGACACTTAGAGTTTTGTACAGCAGGGCGAGCTAAATCAGCTGTGTTCATAGTGTGGGTTGTTGGATTTGCCCCAAGTATTGCGGATATATGCGTCATCGCCTACTATGGTGATAAAACAGTATTTTCTTTCCATGTGTTGTGTAACCTTTCTATGCTCAAGATTAGTCCAATACAGAATATAATTAGGTCTTTCATCCATATTTTCAGTTTCACCATGGTGGCAATAATAATTCTACTTACATACATTAAAGTGATGCTGGTAGCCAGAAAGTTTGGTCCAGGTGGGTCTTCTGCATTTAGAGCTGGTAAAACAGTGTTGCTTCATGCAGTCCAGCTCATGTTATGCATGGTATCATTCATCTCCTCTCTAGCAGAGACTTACATCTCCAATTACATAAAGTATACGCTGCTATCCAACTTCATCATCTTCACCTGCTTGCCCAGGTTCCTCAGCCCAGTCATTTATGGGATAAGGGATGAAGCATTTAGCAAATATATCAGAAGATTGTACTAA